Genomic DNA from Streptomyces sp. GS7:
CGCCGCCGTGGTGATCGGCGGGTTCTTCACCCCGCCCCTGGAGGGCGGGCTGCGGGCGCTGTGGCCGGGGGTGCTCCAGCGCGCGGACCGGGTGCACGCCGCGTACGCGCTGGACGCGGTGGCGCAGGAAGTCATGTTCGCCGTGGGGCCGTTGCTGGTCACGCTGTGCGTGGCGGCCTGGTCGGCCGGCGCGGCGCTGCTGGTCATCAACGCGCTCGGGGTGCTCGGCGCGCTGTCCGTCGTGGTCTCCAGGCCCTCCCGGGAGTGGCGCAGCGGGCCGCGCGAGGCGCACTGGCTGGGGGCGCTGCGCTCGTCCGGGATGCTGGTGCTGATCGGCGCGTTCTTCTTCGTCGGGCTGGCGCTGGGGTCGATCGGGGTGGCGGCGGTGGCGTACGCCGACGAGCACGGCGGCGGGATGATCTCCAGCTATCTGCTCTCCGCGCTCGGCGCCGGCGCGCTGGCCGGCGGCGTCGTCTACGGCGCCCGGGAGTGGCCGGGGCGTCCGGAAGGGCGGCTGCGGCTGCTCATCGCGCTGCTGGCGCTGGGGTATCTGCCGCTGGCGCTGGTGCCGGGCGTGTCCGGGATGACGGCGCTGACGGGGGTGGCGGGGGTGTTTCTGGCACCCGCGCTGGCCTGCGCGTTCGTGGTGGTGGACCGGCATGCGCCCAAGGGGACGGTGACGGAGGCGTTT
This window encodes:
- a CDS encoding MFS transporter, whose protein sequence is MAAGYADLLRTRHAARLLAGTLLGRLPNATAPLAVVLFVRAQGGSYGLAGALSAVYGLCNAIGQPLLGRAVDVCGQPRVMLPASVLSALGMALLAAVGVDPLWLAYAAVVIGGFFTPPLEGGLRALWPGVLQRADRVHAAYALDAVAQEVMFAVGPLLVTLCVAAWSAGAALLVINALGVLGALSVVVSRPSREWRSGPREAHWLGALRSSGMLVLIGAFFFVGLALGSIGVAAVAYADEHGGGMISSYLLSALGAGALAGGVVYGAREWPGRPEGRLRLLIALLALGYLPLALVPGVSGMTALTGVAGVFLAPALACAFVVVDRHAPKGTVTEAFSWLVTTFGVGSAVGASVVGPVVEAGGSAGGFAVAGAGGIAALLVLLSTKRFLGDPVQRTAGDRPAENDRNGAVEPGFRAGHQA